Proteins encoded in a region of the Haloarcula sp. CBA1129 genome:
- the ilvB gene encoding biosynthetic-type acetolactate synthase large subunit: MSERASVPKEEDETETETEQDPVTTGAQSVIRALENAGTDYVFGVQGGAIMPVYDALYDSDINHVTMAHEQGASHAADAYGVVTGDPGVCFATSGPGATNLVTGIADANMDSDPVIALTGQVPTEFVGNDAFQETDTVGITQPITKESYFAADSDTVGDNVSEAFALADAGRQGPTLVDLPKDVTQGETEVEPGAPETPETYEVPEEADDENVQEAAEALAEADRPVILSGGGVIKANASSALREFAKEYEIPVITTMPGIGSFPEDHELSLEWAGMHGTGYANMAITNTDCMLAIGTRFDDRLTGGVDSFAPDAEVIHVDIDPAEISKNVYADYPLIGDAREVLRQLFDAMPRAPDADEWRDQCQVWKDEYPMSYDTPDDEPLKPQYVVEQFSEMTPDDTIVCTGVGQHQMWASQFWEYTEPRTWVSSHGLGTMGYGVPAAIGAKLAAPDQEVVCFDGDGSFLMTVQGLSVAVREQLDITYVVLNNEAVGMVRQWQDGFYEGRRMASEYPWIPQFDKLAEAFGARGFTLESYENVEETIQEARDYDGPSVIDAHIDPGENVFPMVPSGGDNGLFALEEDHLDQL, encoded by the coding sequence TGTACGACTCCGATATCAACCACGTCACGATGGCCCACGAACAGGGGGCCTCTCACGCGGCAGACGCGTACGGTGTCGTCACTGGCGACCCCGGCGTCTGTTTCGCCACGTCCGGCCCCGGTGCGACGAACCTCGTTACCGGCATCGCTGACGCCAACATGGACTCAGACCCGGTCATCGCACTGACCGGGCAGGTCCCGACGGAGTTCGTCGGTAACGACGCGTTCCAAGAGACGGACACGGTCGGCATCACCCAACCGATCACGAAAGAGAGCTACTTCGCCGCCGACTCCGACACTGTCGGGGACAATGTCAGCGAGGCGTTTGCCCTCGCCGACGCCGGCCGACAGGGGCCGACGCTGGTCGACCTGCCGAAGGACGTGACCCAAGGCGAAACCGAGGTCGAACCCGGTGCCCCCGAGACGCCAGAGACCTACGAGGTGCCTGAGGAAGCGGACGACGAAAACGTTCAGGAGGCCGCCGAAGCGCTGGCCGAAGCCGACCGCCCGGTCATCCTCTCGGGCGGCGGCGTCATCAAGGCGAACGCCTCAAGCGCACTCCGGGAGTTCGCAAAGGAGTACGAGATTCCGGTCATCACGACGATGCCCGGCATCGGCTCGTTCCCGGAAGACCACGAACTCTCGCTTGAATGGGCCGGTATGCACGGCACCGGGTACGCCAACATGGCGATTACCAACACCGACTGCATGCTGGCTATCGGGACGCGCTTCGACGACCGCCTGACCGGTGGCGTCGACTCCTTCGCCCCCGACGCGGAGGTCATCCACGTCGATATCGACCCCGCGGAAATCAGCAAGAACGTCTACGCCGACTACCCGCTTATCGGCGACGCTCGGGAAGTGCTCCGGCAGCTGTTCGACGCAATGCCGCGCGCCCCGGACGCCGACGAGTGGCGTGACCAGTGTCAGGTCTGGAAAGACGAGTATCCGATGTCCTACGACACGCCCGACGACGAGCCGCTGAAGCCACAATACGTCGTCGAGCAGTTCTCGGAGATGACGCCGGACGACACCATCGTCTGTACCGGCGTCGGGCAACACCAGATGTGGGCCTCCCAGTTCTGGGAGTACACCGAGCCCCGGACGTGGGTGTCCTCCCACGGTCTCGGGACGATGGGCTACGGTGTGCCCGCCGCTATCGGCGCGAAACTCGCTGCCCCGGATCAGGAGGTCGTCTGCTTCGACGGCGACGGCTCGTTCCTGATGACCGTCCAGGGGCTGTCGGTCGCGGTGCGTGAGCAACTGGACATCACCTACGTCGTCCTGAACAACGAGGCGGTCGGGATGGTCCGCCAGTGGCAGGACGGCTTCTACGAGGGCCGCCGGATGGCCTCGGAGTACCCGTGGATCCCGCAGTTCGACAAGCTCGCCGAGGCCTTCGGCGCACGCGGGTTCACGCTGGAGTCCTACGAGAACGTCGAGGAAACGATACAGGAAGCACGCGACTACGACGGGCCAAGCGTCATCGACGCCCACATCGACCCCGGGGAGAACGTCTTCCCGATGGTTCCAAGCGGCGGTGACAACGGCCTGTTCGCGCTCGAAGAAGACCATCTGGATCAACTATGA
- the leuC gene encoding 3-isopropylmalate dehydratase large subunit: MSENTLYDKVWDQHKVTTLPNGQDQLFVGLHLIHEVTSPQAFGMLKERGLEVARPDLTHATVDHIVPTANQDRPYSDDAAETMMAELEENVRDAGIQFSDPTTGDQGIVHVIGPEQGITQPGKTIVCGDSHTSTHGAFGALAFGIGTSQIRDVLATQTIAMEKQKVRKIEVTGELDEGVEAKDIILEIIRRLGTEGGVGYVYEYAGETIENLDMEGRMSICNMSIEGGARAGYVNPDETTYEWLEGTDYFQEHPEKFEELKPYWESIRSDEDAEYDDVVEIDASELDPVVTWGTTPGQGIGIDDPIPEPEELADDKVDTARRAQEHMRVEPGETMEGYDIDVAFLGSCTNARLPDLRRGARIVKGRQVADDVRAFVVPGSQRVQRAAEEEGLKDIFEEAGFEWRNAGCSMCLGMNEDQLEGDEACASSSNRNFVGRQGSKDGRTVLMNPRMVAAAAITGEVSDVRDLEEVALV, from the coding sequence ATGAGTGAGAACACACTGTACGACAAGGTGTGGGACCAGCACAAAGTCACGACCCTGCCAAACGGGCAGGACCAGCTGTTCGTCGGGCTGCACCTCATCCACGAGGTTACTAGCCCGCAGGCGTTCGGGATGCTCAAAGAACGCGGCCTCGAAGTCGCCCGACCTGACCTGACCCACGCGACGGTCGACCATATCGTGCCGACCGCAAATCAGGACCGGCCCTACAGCGACGACGCGGCCGAGACGATGATGGCGGAACTCGAAGAGAACGTCCGAGACGCCGGCATCCAGTTCTCGGACCCGACGACGGGCGATCAGGGTATCGTCCACGTCATCGGCCCGGAGCAGGGCATCACTCAGCCCGGCAAGACAATCGTCTGTGGCGACAGCCACACCTCCACCCACGGTGCCTTCGGCGCGCTCGCGTTCGGTATCGGGACCAGCCAGATTCGGGACGTGCTGGCGACCCAGACCATCGCGATGGAGAAACAGAAGGTCCGCAAAATCGAGGTCACCGGTGAACTCGACGAGGGTGTCGAGGCCAAGGACATCATCCTCGAAATCATCCGCCGGCTGGGCACCGAAGGCGGCGTCGGCTACGTCTACGAGTACGCCGGCGAGACCATCGAGAACCTCGACATGGAAGGTCGGATGTCTATCTGTAACATGTCCATCGAGGGCGGCGCTCGCGCGGGCTATGTCAACCCCGACGAGACCACATACGAGTGGCTGGAGGGGACGGACTACTTCCAAGAGCACCCCGAGAAGTTCGAGGAACTCAAGCCGTACTGGGAGTCCATCCGCTCGGACGAGGACGCCGAATACGACGATGTCGTCGAAATCGACGCCAGCGAACTCGACCCCGTCGTCACATGGGGGACCACGCCCGGCCAAGGTATCGGCATCGATGACCCGATTCCGGAACCCGAGGAGTTGGCTGACGACAAAGTTGACACCGCCCGCCGCGCACAGGAGCACATGCGCGTCGAGCCCGGCGAGACCATGGAAGGGTACGACATTGATGTCGCCTTCCTCGGCTCCTGTACCAACGCTCGACTGCCCGACCTGCGCCGCGGGGCCCGCATCGTCAAGGGGCGTCAGGTCGCCGATGACGTGCGAGCGTTCGTCGTCCCCGGTAGCCAGCGCGTCCAGCGTGCCGCCGAGGAGGAAGGCCTGAAAGACATCTTCGAGGAAGCCGGCTTCGAGTGGCGCAACGCCGGCTGTTCGATGTGTCTGGGCATGAACGAGGACCAACTGGAGGGCGACGAGGCCTGTGCCTCCTCCTCGAACCGGAACTTCGTCGGCCGGCAGGGCAGCAAGGACGGCCGCACCGTCCTGATGAACCCACGAATGGTGGCCGCCGCGGCCATCACCGGCGAGGTCTCTGACGTGCGCGACTTAGAGGAGGTGG
- the ilvN gene encoding acetolactate synthase small subunit: protein MPGPAPDERMRPKGRRNTQGIRVDPEAEVTHEPRQAVLSALVKHRPGVLSEVSALFSRRQFNIESLTVGPTADDDTARMTILIEEPEPGIDQAKKQLRKLVPVISVRELEGEAVRRELALVKVSGEKPDDVNAVADMYNGQAVDASTDSVTVEITGSKQKIDAAIEAFKQFDVQEIVRTGAAALDRGPKTLEKDV from the coding sequence ATGCCGGGCCCCGCGCCGGACGAACGGATGCGCCCGAAGGGCCGACGCAACACGCAGGGAATCCGCGTCGACCCCGAGGCCGAAGTGACCCACGAACCGCGACAGGCGGTGCTGTCAGCGCTGGTCAAACACCGACCGGGCGTGCTTTCGGAGGTGTCGGCGCTGTTCAGCCGACGGCAGTTCAACATCGAAAGCCTCACCGTCGGCCCAACAGCCGACGATGACACAGCCCGGATGACGATCCTCATCGAGGAGCCCGAACCGGGGATCGATCAGGCAAAAAAGCAACTGCGGAAGCTCGTTCCCGTCATCTCGGTCAGAGAGCTCGAAGGCGAGGCCGTCCGTCGGGAGCTCGCGCTGGTGAAAGTCAGCGGCGAGAAACCAGACGACGTCAATGCGGTCGCCGATATGTACAACGGGCAAGCCGTCGACGCGTCGACCGACTCGGTCACCGTCGAAATCACGGGCAGCAAGCAGAAGATCGACGCCGCCATCGAGGCGTTCAAGCAGTTCGATGTGCAGGAGATCGTGCGAACCGGGGCCGCCGCACTGGATCGCGGCCCGAAAACACTAGAGAAAGATGTCTGA
- the ilvC gene encoding ketol-acid reductoisomerase produces MSDEFTTTVYYDEDADVSTLDDETVAVLGYGSQGHAHALNLHESGVDVVVGLRKDSSSWADAEDAGLRVETPDVAASEADRVVMLVPDTVQPAVYEAIEDELDAGDTLQFAHGFNIHYGQIEPPEDVDVTMVAPKSPGHLVRRTYERGEGTPGLIAVYQDATGNAKQESLAYAKGVGCTRAGVIETTFQEEVETDLFGEQAVLCGGVTEMVKVGFETLVDAGYAPEMAYFECLNELKLIVDLMYEGGHMEMWNSVSDTAEYGGLTRGEEVIDREGMEKILEEVQNGEFAREWINENQANRPAYKQYRDAEQNHQIEAVGENLRELFAWGEDADAEKTEAPADD; encoded by the coding sequence ATGTCTGACGAATTCACCACAACAGTCTACTACGACGAAGACGCTGACGTATCGACACTCGACGACGAGACCGTAGCCGTGCTGGGCTACGGGTCACAGGGCCACGCCCACGCGCTGAACCTCCATGAGTCCGGCGTGGACGTGGTCGTCGGCCTCCGCAAGGACTCCTCGTCGTGGGCCGACGCCGAAGACGCCGGCCTCCGCGTCGAGACACCCGATGTTGCCGCCAGCGAGGCAGACCGCGTCGTGATGCTCGTCCCCGACACGGTCCAGCCGGCCGTGTACGAAGCCATCGAGGATGAACTGGACGCTGGCGACACGCTTCAGTTCGCGCACGGCTTCAACATCCACTACGGCCAGATCGAACCGCCGGAGGACGTGGACGTGACGATGGTCGCGCCCAAATCGCCGGGCCACCTCGTGCGCCGGACCTACGAGCGCGGCGAGGGGACGCCGGGCCTCATCGCGGTGTATCAGGACGCGACCGGCAACGCCAAACAGGAGTCACTGGCCTACGCGAAGGGCGTCGGCTGCACCCGCGCCGGCGTCATCGAGACCACCTTTCAGGAAGAAGTCGAGACGGACCTCTTCGGCGAGCAGGCCGTCCTCTGTGGCGGCGTTACCGAGATGGTCAAGGTCGGCTTCGAGACGCTGGTCGACGCCGGCTACGCGCCGGAGATGGCCTACTTCGAGTGTCTGAACGAACTCAAACTCATTGTCGACCTCATGTACGAGGGCGGCCACATGGAGATGTGGAACTCCGTCTCCGACACCGCCGAGTACGGCGGCTTGACCCGCGGCGAGGAGGTCATCGACCGCGAAGGGATGGAGAAGATCCTCGAAGAGGTCCAGAACGGCGAGTTCGCTCGCGAGTGGATCAACGAGAATCAGGCCAACCGACCCGCCTACAAGCAGTATCGCGACGCCGAACAGAACCACCAGATCGAAGCCGTCGGCGAGAACCTGCGCGAACTGTTCGCGTGGGGTGAGGACGCCGACGCAGAGAAGACAGAAGCCCCAGCAGATGACTAA